Proteins encoded by one window of Candidatus Acidiferrales bacterium:
- a CDS encoding replication-associated recombination protein A, which translates to MGLFPSKPRQHPTATDRPLADRMRPQSLEEFVGQEHLLAPGKPLRIQIERDQVSSLILWGPPGCGKTTLASIIARMTDCEFFTFSAVLAGIKGIKEIMAAAERERSSGRRTIVFVDEIHRFNKAQQDAFLPHVERGNIILIGATTENPSFEVISPLLSRAKVYVLHALSVDQVVALLKRALRDRENGLGRIQVEAGEEVLCQVATYANGDARAAYNTLEAAVLGSTCPAHGTIRVTPELVQDVMQRKVLLYDRAGEEHYNLISALHKSMRNSEPDASLYWLGRMLEAGEDPLYIARRLVRFASEDVGLADPRALSISVDAMRAVDLIGMPEGALALAEAAVYLALAPKSNALYAGYGKVLEDVQKTVAEPVPLHIRNPVTSLMGDLGYGKGYQYAHDFEGKTTDMTCLPESLKDRRYYEPTDQGYEKNLGQRLVELLRLKKKEKR; encoded by the coding sequence GTGGGGCTGTTTCCTTCCAAACCGCGGCAGCATCCGACGGCCACCGACCGGCCGCTGGCCGACCGCATGAGGCCTCAATCCCTGGAGGAATTCGTCGGACAAGAGCACCTGCTCGCCCCCGGCAAGCCGCTGCGCATTCAAATCGAGCGCGATCAAGTATCCTCGCTCATCCTGTGGGGCCCACCCGGCTGCGGCAAGACAACCCTTGCCAGCATCATCGCTCGGATGACCGACTGCGAGTTTTTCACGTTTAGCGCCGTGCTCGCCGGCATCAAGGGAATCAAAGAGATTATGGCGGCTGCCGAGCGGGAGCGCTCGAGTGGCCGCCGCACCATTGTTTTCGTGGACGAAATCCACCGTTTCAACAAAGCCCAGCAGGATGCCTTTTTGCCGCATGTCGAGCGCGGCAACATCATTTTGATCGGAGCCACCACGGAAAATCCTTCCTTTGAAGTGATCTCGCCGCTGCTGTCGCGCGCCAAGGTATATGTGCTCCACGCCCTGAGCGTGGACCAGGTGGTTGCGCTTCTCAAGCGCGCCCTCCGCGACCGGGAAAACGGCCTGGGCCGGATTCAGGTCGAGGCCGGCGAGGAGGTGCTTTGTCAGGTGGCAACTTACGCGAACGGGGACGCTCGGGCAGCCTACAACACTCTGGAAGCTGCCGTCCTGGGGAGCACGTGCCCTGCCCATGGCACCATCCGGGTTACACCGGAATTGGTCCAGGACGTGATGCAGCGCAAGGTGCTTCTCTATGACCGGGCCGGCGAAGAGCACTACAACCTTATCTCCGCCCTCCACAAATCCATGCGCAACAGCGAGCCGGACGCCTCCCTCTACTGGCTGGGCCGCATGCTGGAAGCGGGCGAAGATCCGCTCTACATCGCCCGCCGCCTGGTGCGCTTTGCTTCCGAGGACGTCGGCCTGGCCGATCCGCGCGCTCTCAGCATCTCGGTGGATGCCATGCGAGCCGTGGATTTGATCGGCATGCCGGAAGGCGCCCTTGCCCTGGCCGAGGCGGCCGTCTATCTGGCCCTTGCTCCCAAATCCAATGCCCTCTACGCGGGCTATGGCAAGGTGCTTGAAGACGTGCAAAAAACCGTCGCCGAACCCGTGCCGCTGCACATCCGCAACCCCGTCACGTCACTGATGGGAGACCTCGGCTATGGCAAAGGCTACCAGTACGCCCACGATTTTGAAGGCAAGACGACGGACATGACCTGCCTGCCGGAATCGCTCAAAGACCGCCGCTATTACGAACCCACCGATCAGGGCTATGAAAAAAATCTGGGCCAACGCCTGGTTGAACTACTTCGTCTTAAGAAGAAGGAAAAGAGATGA